From Salvia splendens isolate huo1 chromosome 3, SspV2, whole genome shotgun sequence, a single genomic window includes:
- the LOC121794155 gene encoding heparan-alpha-glucosaminide N-acetyltransferase-like isoform X2 has product MEDSNKLEEGFGPGPQLASKNEQLEGERGAAHDVSIEAETKGETTSEVQPVKRKRVATLDAFRGLTIVLMILVDDAGGAYARIDHSPWNGCTLADFVMPFFLFIVGVAIALALKRIPKVSFAIRKVILRTLKLLFWGILLQGGYSHAPDDLSYGVDMKVIRWCGILQRIALVYFIVALIEILTTKIRPTTLEPSRLSIFSAYRWQWLGGFAAFFIYMVTTFSLYVPDWSFVLHEHHKSERYYVKCGMRGHLGPACNAVGYVDRQAWGINHLYSDPVWKRLRACTFSSPSSGPLRKDAPSWCRAPFEPEGLLSSISAIVSGTIGIHYGHVLIHFKGHAERLKHWVCMAVVLLVVALILHFTDAIPINKQLYSFSYVCFTAGAAGIIFSAFYILIDVWGMRTPFLFLEWIGMNAMLVFVMAAQGIFAGFVNGWYFKDSDNNLVNWIQEHVFNNVWKSERVGTLLYVLFAEIIFWGVVSGILHKLGIYWKL; this is encoded by the exons ATGGAGGACTCAAACAAGTTGGAGGAGGGGTTCGGACCAGGCCCACAACTCGCAAGCAAAAATGAACAGcttgagggagagagaggtgcTGCTCATGATGTCAGCATTGAGGCTGAGACTAAGGGCGAGACGACATCTGAGGTGCAGCCAGTGAAGAGAAAGAGAGTTGCGACGCTGGATGCCTTTAGAGGGCTCACAATAGTG TTGATGATACTCGTAGATGATGCTGGAGGGGCGTACGCACGCATTGACCACTCGCCATGGAATGGCTGCACTCTGGCAGACTTCGTTATGcccttcttcctcttcattGTGGGAGTTGCTATTGCTCTTGCCCTCAAG AGAATTCCGAAGGTCTCGTTTGCGATTCGGAAGGTGATACTAAGGACATTGAAGCTTCTGTTTTGGGGAATTCTGTTGCAAG GAGGATATTCTCACGCACCGGATGATTTATCATACGGAGTTGATATGAAGGTGATCAGATGGTGTGGCATTCTCCAG AGGATAGCGTTGGTCTACTTCATCGTGGCCCTAATAGAAATTCTGACCACGAAGATCAGGCCGACAACCCTAGAACCTTCTCGGTTATCCATTTTTTCTGCCTATAGGTGGCAATG GTTGGGTGGATTTGCAGCATTTTTTATCTACATGGTTACGACGTTCTCTCTCTACGTTCCTGACTGGAGTTTCGTGCTGCATGAGCACCACAAATCAGAAAGATACTAT GTAAAATGTGGGATGAGAGGGCATTTAGGGCCGGCTTGCAATGCAGTTGGTTATGTGGACAGACAAGCCTGGGGGATTAATCATCTTTACTCCGATCCAGTTTGGAAGCGGTTAAGA GCTTGCACTTTCAGTTCACCTAGTTCTGGTCCACTGCGCAAGGACGCGCCTAGTTGGTGCCGGGCTCCATTTGAACCCGAAGGGCTGTTGAG CTCGATTTCAGCTATCGTGTCTGGCACAATTGGGATTCACTATGGCCATGTTCTGATCCATTTTAAG GGTCATGCTGAGAGGCTTAAGCATTGGGTGTGTATGGCTGTTGTTTTGCTAGTAGTGGCCTTAATTCTTCATTTTACAGATG CTATTCCCATCAACAAGCAGCTCTATAGTTTCAGCTATGTTTGTTTCACTGCTGGTGCAGCAGGGATTATATTCTCTGCCTTCTACATACTG ATTGATGTTTGGGGAATGCGGACACCGTTTTTGTTCCTGGAATGGATAGGGATGAATGCGATGCTGGTGTTCGTCATGGCAGCTCAGGGAATTTTCGCGGGATTTGTGAATGGATGGTATTTCAAGGATTCTGATAACAATCTG GTGAATTGGATTCAGGAGCATGTTTTCAACAATGTGTGGAAATCAGAGAGAGTTGGAACTCTGTTGTATGTATTGTTTGCTGAAATCATATTCTGGGGTGTGGTCTCTGGCATTTTGCACAAACTTGGTATCTATTGGAAATTGTAA
- the LOC121794155 gene encoding heparan-alpha-glucosaminide N-acetyltransferase-like isoform X1, whose translation MEDSNKLEEGFGPGPQLASKNEQLEGERGAAHDVSIEAETKGETTSEVQPVKRKRVATLDAFRGLTIVLMILVDDAGGAYARIDHSPWNGCTLADFVMPFFLFIVGVAIALALKRIPKVSFAIRKVILRTLKLLFWGILLQGGYSHAPDDLSYGVDMKVIRWCGILQRIALVYFIVALIEILTTKIRPTTLEPSRLSIFSAYRWQWLGGFAAFFIYMVTTFSLYVPDWSFVLHEHHKSERYYVKCGMRGHLGPACNAVGYVDRQAWGINHLYSDPVWKRLRACTFSSPSSGPLRKDAPSWCRAPFEPEGLLSSISAIVSGTIGIHYGHVLIHFKGHAERLKHWVCMAVVLLVVALILHFTDGNGYYIRTGGYFKNVVNFFNCDSAIPINKQLYSFSYVCFTAGAAGIIFSAFYILIDVWGMRTPFLFLEWIGMNAMLVFVMAAQGIFAGFVNGWYFKDSDNNLVNWIQEHVFNNVWKSERVGTLLYVLFAEIIFWGVVSGILHKLGIYWKL comes from the exons ATGGAGGACTCAAACAAGTTGGAGGAGGGGTTCGGACCAGGCCCACAACTCGCAAGCAAAAATGAACAGcttgagggagagagaggtgcTGCTCATGATGTCAGCATTGAGGCTGAGACTAAGGGCGAGACGACATCTGAGGTGCAGCCAGTGAAGAGAAAGAGAGTTGCGACGCTGGATGCCTTTAGAGGGCTCACAATAGTG TTGATGATACTCGTAGATGATGCTGGAGGGGCGTACGCACGCATTGACCACTCGCCATGGAATGGCTGCACTCTGGCAGACTTCGTTATGcccttcttcctcttcattGTGGGAGTTGCTATTGCTCTTGCCCTCAAG AGAATTCCGAAGGTCTCGTTTGCGATTCGGAAGGTGATACTAAGGACATTGAAGCTTCTGTTTTGGGGAATTCTGTTGCAAG GAGGATATTCTCACGCACCGGATGATTTATCATACGGAGTTGATATGAAGGTGATCAGATGGTGTGGCATTCTCCAG AGGATAGCGTTGGTCTACTTCATCGTGGCCCTAATAGAAATTCTGACCACGAAGATCAGGCCGACAACCCTAGAACCTTCTCGGTTATCCATTTTTTCTGCCTATAGGTGGCAATG GTTGGGTGGATTTGCAGCATTTTTTATCTACATGGTTACGACGTTCTCTCTCTACGTTCCTGACTGGAGTTTCGTGCTGCATGAGCACCACAAATCAGAAAGATACTAT GTAAAATGTGGGATGAGAGGGCATTTAGGGCCGGCTTGCAATGCAGTTGGTTATGTGGACAGACAAGCCTGGGGGATTAATCATCTTTACTCCGATCCAGTTTGGAAGCGGTTAAGA GCTTGCACTTTCAGTTCACCTAGTTCTGGTCCACTGCGCAAGGACGCGCCTAGTTGGTGCCGGGCTCCATTTGAACCCGAAGGGCTGTTGAG CTCGATTTCAGCTATCGTGTCTGGCACAATTGGGATTCACTATGGCCATGTTCTGATCCATTTTAAG GGTCATGCTGAGAGGCTTAAGCATTGGGTGTGTATGGCTGTTGTTTTGCTAGTAGTGGCCTTAATTCTTCATTTTACAGATGGTAATGGTTATTACATTAGGACAGGTGGTTATTTTAAGAAtgtagttaatttttttaactgTGATTCAGCTATTCCCATCAACAAGCAGCTCTATAGTTTCAGCTATGTTTGTTTCACTGCTGGTGCAGCAGGGATTATATTCTCTGCCTTCTACATACTG ATTGATGTTTGGGGAATGCGGACACCGTTTTTGTTCCTGGAATGGATAGGGATGAATGCGATGCTGGTGTTCGTCATGGCAGCTCAGGGAATTTTCGCGGGATTTGTGAATGGATGGTATTTCAAGGATTCTGATAACAATCTG GTGAATTGGATTCAGGAGCATGTTTTCAACAATGTGTGGAAATCAGAGAGAGTTGGAACTCTGTTGTATGTATTGTTTGCTGAAATCATATTCTGGGGTGTGGTCTCTGGCATTTTGCACAAACTTGGTATCTATTGGAAATTGTAA
- the LOC121793376 gene encoding ACT domain-containing protein ACR10-like: MGILLDDAVLIRQSEKEEEPTVITVNCPDKTGLGSDLCRIILFFGLTLVRTDVSTDGKWCYIVLWVVGRQNTRWGLLKKRLMEACPSSSLASGILYYTQLQPPKPPHVFLLKFCCHDRPGLLHDVTEALCELELTIKRVKVSTTPDGKVMDLFFVTDARELLHTTKGKEDTYDHLKGVIGDTMMSCEIEMVGPEITACCQGTSFLSDAVAQGMFNVDQPRDDSTALQWPSVTMDNSLSQSHTLLQLVCQDHKGLLYDVMRTLKDYNIQISYGRITTKENTKCEMDLFIMQADGKKIVDPSKQDGLKSRLEMELSRPLRVSLISRGPDTELLVANPVELSGKGRPLVFYDITLALKMLDTPIFSAEIGRYVIRDREWEVYRVLLDEGDLGCVSKEKVEETVWKMLMSWK; this comes from the exons atGGGGATACTGCTTGATGATGCTGTGCTAATTCGGCAGTCGGAGAAAGAAGAAGAGCCCACTGTTATTACCGTTAATTGTCCCGACAAGACCGGCTTGGGTTCTGATCTTTGCCGCATAATTCTCTTCTTTGGCCTCACTCTTGTCCGAACTG ATGTATCTACCGATGGAAAATGGTGCTACATAGTGTTGTGGGTGGTGGGCAGACAGAATACACGGTGGGGTTTGTTGAAGAAGAGACTGATGGAGGCTTGCCCTTCCTCTTCCTTGGCTTCTGGAATTCTCTATTATACCCAATTGCAACCTCCTAAGCCTCCTCATGTCTTCCTCTTGAAGTTCTGTTGCCATGACCGACCAGGCCTTTTGCATG ATGTGACTGAGGCTCTTTGTGAGCTCGAGTTGACGATAAAGAGAGTGAAGGTGTCGACAACTCCAGATGGGAAAGTGATGGATCTCTTCTTCGTAACAGATGCAAG GGAACTTCTACATACCACGAAGGGAAAGGAGGACACATACGATCATTTAAAAGGCGTTATTGGGGATACCATGATGAGCTGCGAGATAGAAATGGTTGGTCCTGAAATTACTGCCTGTTGTCAAGGAACCTCGTTTCTTTCAGACGCAGTTGCCCAAGGCATGTTCAACGTAGACCAACCTCGAGATGACTCCACTGCCCTTCAATGGCCATCGGTCACCATGGATAACTCATTGAGCCAGTCTCACACTCTTCTCCAACTCGTTTGCCAGGATCACAAAGGTCTCCTGTACGACGTTATGCGGACTTTGAAGGATTATAACATCCAG ATTTCGTATGGACGCATCACCACAAAAGAGAACACAAAGTGTGAGATGGACTTGTTTATCATGCAAGCTGACGGAAAGAAGATAGTTGACCCGAGCAAGCAGGATGGATTGAAATCTCGCCTAGAGATGGAACTGAGTCGTCCTCTCAGAGTATCCTTGATCAGCCGTGGCCCTGATACAGAGCTGCTGGTTGCAAATCCGGTCGAGTTATCAGGAAAAGGTCGCCCCTTGGTATTCTACGACATTACACTGGCTCTCAAGATGCTTGATACGCCAATCTTTTCG GCTGAAATCGGGAGGTATGTGATTAGAGACCGGGAGTGGGAAGTTTATCGGGTTTTACTTGATGAAGGGGACCTGGGTTGTGTCTCGAAGGAAAAGGTAGAGGAGACTGTTTGGAAGATGTTGATGAGTTGGAAGTAA